The Arachis hypogaea cultivar Tifrunner chromosome 16, arahy.Tifrunner.gnm2.J5K5, whole genome shotgun sequence genome contains a region encoding:
- the LOC112756772 gene encoding uncharacterized protein — protein sequence MAKKKLSHQSKHEQQVPQQPLSMDDSTEKLQSLKDLNSMLLKETAHRRQQVQSLLEAKEALQSALNRSSMQQNALHSHLAMASDDTVLFEIQNLVAFVLMEQQIRESGHRFAALVAERNEIDKLNACLEAEMDQIKADFDGVVADANALKEKLFESENNERKLTEEVKKLKLEQEKMVVEGNKKEREFGKVVKERDLALRKNAESERVIGELRGEMDAVLKLKTAKESRISEMEVEMKQLKESLCGLHEEEAVMSAKILELEGSLGLAEEKEEAMEMEIEALAKQKEEIEVNVEMLKEGRDSLQKALDKVQRELENRGHEIDMLVREKNEIEMLKVERESEIVELQREVDGLKDVVLRLKASCSDFEERNKHLLSEVNHYKDSIEEVMLERDDIKKGYDEEKNKVKSLALQVEEMEDKIKEMATELSQMISEKEKLVEKNKTIESRVGVLINEMDTLQQSIVEARRVSEDLRAKVEFSNNKSNQALALLKSTAALVCQYNESVEEVLSIEQKADVEEVQPYVEQLNAIKKAFRSKNKMVADMKQQLELMHCSVVSANKMKSLWTVVSSATTILAAALAAYVAKGH from the coding sequence ATGGCCAAAAAGAAACTGTCCCACCAATCCAAACACGAACAACAAGTTCCTCAACAACCACTCTCTATGGATGATTCCACCGAGAAGCTTCAGAGCCTTAAGGACCTCAACTCCATGCTTCTTAAAGAGACTGCACACCGCAGACAACAGGTTCAGTCTCTTCTTGAAGCCAAGGAAGCTCTTCAATCTGCGCTTAACCGTTCCTCAATGCAGCAGAACGCCTTGCATTCTCACCTCGCCATGGCCTCTGATGACACCGTCCTTTTCGAGATCCAAAACCTCGTTGCTTTTGTTCTCATGGAGCAGCAGATTCGGGAATCCGGTCACCGCTTCGCTGCGTTGGTCGCCGAGAGGAACGAGATTGACAAGCTCAATGCCTGCCTTGAGGCTGAGATGGATCAGATCAAGGCTGATTTCGACGGTGTTGTCGCCGATGCGAATGCTTTGAAGGAGAAGCTTTTTGAGAGCGAGAACAATGAGAGGAAGCTTACGGAGGAGGTGAAGAAGCTGAAGCTGGAACAGGAGAAGATGGTTGTTGAAGGgaacaagaaagaaagagagtttgggAAGGTGGTGAAGGAGAGGGACTTGGCTCTGAGGAAGAATGCTGAGTCAGAGAGAGTGATTGGTGAGTTGAGGGGTGAGATGGATGCTGTTTTGAAGCTGAAGACTGCGAAGGAGTCGAGAATCAGTGAAATGGAAGTGGAGATGAAGCAACTCAAGGAATCATTATGCGGTTTGCacgaggaagaggcagtgatgaGTGCTAAGATTCTTGAATTGGAAGGGAGTCTGGGATTGGCTGAGGAGAAGGAAGAGGCAATGGAAATGGAGATTGAAGCATTGGCGAAGCAGAAGGAGGAGATAGAGGTGAATGTTGAGATGTTGAAAGAGGGAAGAGATAGccttcaaaaggctctggataaGGTTCAGAGAGAATTGGAGAATAGGGGGCATGAGATTGATATGCTTGTTAGGGAGAAGAATGAGATTGAGATGTTGAAAGTTGAGCGCGAGAGTGAAATTGTCGAGTTACAAAGAGAAGTGGATGGATTGAAAGATGTTGTGCTTAGGTTGAAAGCATCATGCAGCGATTTTGAAGAGAGAAACAAGCACTTGCTATCTGAGGTGAATCATTACAAGGATTCCATTGAAGAGGTAATGCTTGAGAGGGATGACATCAAAAAGGGATATGATGAGGAGAAAAACAAAGTGAAGAGCTTGGCATTGCAAGTTGAGGAAATGGAGGATAAAATCAAAGAAATGGCGACCGAGTTAAGCCAGATGATAAGTGAGAAAGAGAAGCTAGTTGAGAAGAACAAGACAATTGAAAGCCGCGTGGGTGTATTGATTAACGAAATGGATACATTGCAGCAGAGCATTGTCGAGGCAAGGCGAGTCTCTGAAGATTTGAGAGCCAAGGTTGAGTTTTCCAACAACAAATCAAACCAGGCACTTGCATTGTTGAAGAGTACTGCTGCACTTGTGTGTCAGTACAATGAGAGTGTAGAGGAAGTGCTATCTATTGAGCAGAAGGCTGACGTAGAAGAAGTGCAACCTTATGTTGAACAACTGAATGCAATCAAGAAGGCATTTAGGAGCAAGAACAAGATGGTGGCTGATATGAAGCAGCAACTTGAGTTGATGCATTGCTCTGTGGTTTCAGCAAATAAAATGAAAAGCTTGTGGACAGTTGTATCCTCTGCAACTACAATTTTGGCTGCAGCATTAGCTGCCTATGTTGCCAAAGGGCACTGA
- the LOC112758195 gene encoding histone H2AX, translating into MSSTAGSTKGGRGKPKASKSVSRSQKAGLQFPVGRIARFLKAGKYAERVGAGAPVYLSAVLEYLAAEVLELAGNAARDNKKNRIVPRHIQLAVRNDEELSKLLGSVTIANGGVLPNIHQTLLPKKAGKGKDEIGSASQEF; encoded by the exons ATGAGTTCCACCGCTGGATCAACCAAGGGCGGAAGGGGCAAGCCAAAGGCCTCCAAATCCGTTTCAAGGTCTCAAAAGGCTGGTCTTCAGTTCCCCGTAGGAAGGATCGCCAGGTTCCTTAAGGCTGGAAAGTACGCCGAGCGTGTCGGCGCCGGCGCTCCGGTATACCTCTCTGCGGTGCTTGAGTACCTAGCCGCTGAG gttttgGAACTAGCTGGCAACGCTGCAAGGGACAACAAGAAGAACCGTATTGTTCCGAGGCACATTCAACTTGCAGTGAGGAACGATGAGGAGCTTAGCAAGCTTCTTGGATCTGTGACCATTGCCAATGGTGGTGTTTTGCCAAATATCCATCAGACTCTTCTTCCAAAGAAGGCTGGAAAAGGGAAGGACGAGATTGGGTCTGCTTCTCAGGAGTTCTAG
- the LOC112758319 gene encoding uncharacterized protein isoform X1 has protein sequence MGSLPVMQCVGVGLKVRLRIRCCSNVGVSTKLEALEQIDKELSKGNDRAALALIKDLQGKPAGLRCFGAATQVPQRLYSLDELKLNGIDTLSLLSPEDTTLGSIQRNLQIAAIAAGLAAYNAFGISPHQIFYISLALLFLWTFDSVSFGGGIGSLVLDTIGHGVSPKYHNRVIQHEAGHFLVAYLVGILPKGYTLSSLDAFKKEGSLNVQAGTAFVDFEFIEEVNAGKLSARTLNRFSCIALAGVSTEYLIYGFAEGGLDDIRKLDLLLKGLGFTQKKADSQVRWSVLNTILLLRRHEAARARLAEAMSKGYSVGSCIDIIENSIDVSDL, from the exons ATGGGTAGTTTGCCTGTGATGCAGTGTGTGGGTGTGGGTTTAAAAGTTAGGTTGAGAATCCGATGTTGTTCAAACGTTGGGGTGAGCACTAAGCTGGAAGCGCTTGAACAGATTGATAAGGAGCTATCAAAGGGTAATGACAGAGCTGCCCTTGCTCTTATCAAGGATTTGCAGGGTAAGCCCGCTGGCCTTCGCTGTTTCGGCGCTGCCACCCAG GTGCCTCAAAGGCTTTACTCTTTGGATGAATTGAAGCTCAATGGAATCGACACTTTGTCTCTTCTTTCTCCGGAAGATACCACTCTTGGTTCCATACAAAGAAACCTGCAGATTGCTGCTATTGCTGCTGGCCTCGCTGCGTACAATGCCTTTGGGATTTCGCCTCACCAGATTTTTTATATATCCTTGGCCTTACTTTTTCTCTGGACATTTGACTCC GTCTCTTTTGGTGGAGGCATAGGTAGCTTGGTTCTTGATACAATTGGTCACGGCGTCAGTCCGAAATACCACAATAGGGTTATTCAA CATGAAGCTGGCCATTTTCTAGTTGCTTATCTAGTAGGAATACTTCCTAAAGGATATACTCTTTCTAGTTTGGATGCTTTCAAGAAGGAGGGATCCCTCAATGTTCAAGCTGGCACTGCTTTTGTTGATTTTGAGTTTATTGAAGAG GTTAATGCCGGGAAATTATCAGCTAGG ACACTGAACAGATTTTCATGTATAGCCCTGGCCGGTGTGTCGACCGAGTATCTCATATATGGATTTGCTGAAGGAGGTCTTGATGACATAAGAAAG TTGGATTTGTTGCTCAAGGGCCTGGGTTTCACACAGAAGAAGGCAGATTCTCAAGTTAGATGGTCTGTGCTAAACACAATCTTACTCTTGCGGCGGCATGAAGCAGCTCGAGCTCGGCTTGCTGAGGCAATGAGCAAGGGATACTCTGTTGGATCCTGCATTGACATTATAGAAAATTCTATTGATGTTTCAGACCTCTAG
- the LOC112758190 gene encoding gibberellin receptor GID1C codes for MAESNQLNLNESKMVVPLNMWVLISNFKLAYNLLRRPDGTFNRDLAEFLDRKVPANASPVDGVFSFDVVVERETSLFSRIYRPDEGENHARTLVDIEKPVNSEVIPVIIFFHGGSFAHSSADSAIYDTLCRRLVGICNAVVVSVNYRRAPENRYPCAYDDGWTALQWVSSRSWLQSRKDKKVHIYLAGDSSGGNIVHHVARKAVESGVEVMGNILLNPLFGGEERTESEKRLDGKYFVRIQDRDWYWRAFLPEGENKDHEACNPFGPKGRSLEGIPFPKSLIVVAGLDLVQDWQLAYAKGLEKAGQNVKLLYLEQATIGFYLLPNNEHFSTVMDEIKSFVSSDRS; via the exons ATGGCTGAAAGTAACCAACTTAACCTCAACGAATCCAAG ATGGTGGTTCCGCTAAATATGTGGGTTCTTATCTCCAATTTTAAACTGGCTTACAATCTTCTTCGTCGCCCTGATGGAACTTTCAACCGGGATTTAGCTGAGTTCCTTGATCGGAAAGTACCTGCCAATGCCAGCCCTGTCGATGGTGTGTTCTCGTTTGATGTTGTTGTTGAGCGTGAAACTAGTCTTTTTAGTCGAATTTATCGGCCTGATGAGGGAGAAAACCATGCAAGGACTCTTGTGGACATTGAGAAGCCTGTAAACTCTGAGGTTATTCCTGTAAtcatattttttcatggtggaagCTTTGCACATTCTTCGGCTGATAGCGCTATATACGATACACTTTGCCGCCGGTTGGTAGGAATTTGTAATGCTGTTGTGGTATCAGTAAATTATAGACGTGCACCCGAAAACAGGTATCCTTGTGCGTATGATGATGGTTGGACGGCTCTCCAATGGGTCAGTTCTAGATCATGGCTCCAAAGTAGGAAGGACAAGAAAGTTCATATATACTTGGCCGGTGACAGCTCTGGTGGGAACATTGTACATCATGTTGCACGGAAAGCAGTAGAATCTGGAGTTGAAGTAATGGGGAACATACTTCTCAACCCATTGTTTGGTGGGGAGGAAAGAACTGAGTCTGAAAAGCGGTTGGATGGGAAATATTTTGTTAGAATTCAAGATAGAGACTGGTATTGGAGAGCTTTTCTTCCAGAAGGGGAAAATAAAGACCATGAGGCATGTAACCCATTTGGCCCCAAAGGAAGAAGCCTCGAAGGGATTCCCTTCCCGAAGAGCCTTATAGTGGTAGCTGGTTTAGACCTTGTTCAGGATTGGCAATTGGCTTATGCAAAAGGGCTTGAGAAGGCTGGCCAAAATGTGAAATTACTATACCTAGAGCAGGCAACAATTGGCTTTTACTTGTTACCAAACAACGAGCACTTCTCTACAGTCATGGATGAGATAAAAAGTTTTGTGAGCTCTGACCGTTCATAG
- the LOC112758319 gene encoding uncharacterized protein isoform X2, which produces MGSLPVMQCVGVGLKVRLRIRCCSNVGVSTKLEALEQIDKELSKGNDRAALALIKDLQGKPAGLRCFGAATQVSFGGGIGSLVLDTIGHGVSPKYHNRVIQHEAGHFLVAYLVGILPKGYTLSSLDAFKKEGSLNVQAGTAFVDFEFIEEVNAGKLSARTLNRFSCIALAGVSTEYLIYGFAEGGLDDIRKLDLLLKGLGFTQKKADSQVRWSVLNTILLLRRHEAARARLAEAMSKGYSVGSCIDIIENSIDVSDL; this is translated from the exons ATGGGTAGTTTGCCTGTGATGCAGTGTGTGGGTGTGGGTTTAAAAGTTAGGTTGAGAATCCGATGTTGTTCAAACGTTGGGGTGAGCACTAAGCTGGAAGCGCTTGAACAGATTGATAAGGAGCTATCAAAGGGTAATGACAGAGCTGCCCTTGCTCTTATCAAGGATTTGCAGGGTAAGCCCGCTGGCCTTCGCTGTTTCGGCGCTGCCACCCAG GTCTCTTTTGGTGGAGGCATAGGTAGCTTGGTTCTTGATACAATTGGTCACGGCGTCAGTCCGAAATACCACAATAGGGTTATTCAA CATGAAGCTGGCCATTTTCTAGTTGCTTATCTAGTAGGAATACTTCCTAAAGGATATACTCTTTCTAGTTTGGATGCTTTCAAGAAGGAGGGATCCCTCAATGTTCAAGCTGGCACTGCTTTTGTTGATTTTGAGTTTATTGAAGAG GTTAATGCCGGGAAATTATCAGCTAGG ACACTGAACAGATTTTCATGTATAGCCCTGGCCGGTGTGTCGACCGAGTATCTCATATATGGATTTGCTGAAGGAGGTCTTGATGACATAAGAAAG TTGGATTTGTTGCTCAAGGGCCTGGGTTTCACACAGAAGAAGGCAGATTCTCAAGTTAGATGGTCTGTGCTAAACACAATCTTACTCTTGCGGCGGCATGAAGCAGCTCGAGCTCGGCTTGCTGAGGCAATGAGCAAGGGATACTCTGTTGGATCCTGCATTGACATTATAGAAAATTCTATTGATGTTTCAGACCTCTAG
- the LOC112758196 gene encoding probable protein S-acyltransferase 17, whose product MGVEWVLVCHGLVTALVVVSFLCGRWPIFEGTFIQRIHYFLTFGFYDYFLRFVGAVFGAKGADAVLSVENFCCDRPNPLLQIIYLAIIGSTYYFVVKSCFAYIPGYYLGDFHRYTSFLAVAVGILLFLLTSFSDPGTVKAQNVSHYLSAYPYDNIIYEEKECSTCKILKPARSKHCSICDRCVARFDHHCGWMNNCIGEKNTRYFMAFLLWHFLLCMYGTVAIGLVLAGRLKELKVVYILTVYYGVENSFLDLAPHVVQWLLGSYNTQILLMVFLAIVAMLLAGFFGYHAKLCLSNTTTNETYKWQDYMDWQRKLKEAQASAEALKQSINGMTSEKRPVVSKWRSFFRRSPLEDVVVVKNNIYDKGFINNIWEVISPLSTRRTLTQTKLKSS is encoded by the exons ATGGGTGTTGAGTGGGTTTTGGTGTGCCACGGCCTGGTGACTGCTCTGGTTGTTGTCTCCTTCCTCTGCGGCCGCTGGCCAATCTTCGAAGGCACTTTCATCCAACGCATTCACTACTTCCTCACTTTCGGCTTCTACGATTACTTCCT GCGTTTCGTCGGTGCCGTTTTCGGCGCCAAGGGTGCGGATGCAGTTCTCTCCGTCGAAAATTTCTGCTGCGATCGCCCCAATCCTCTTCTTCAG ATCATATATCTCGCCATAATCGGTTCAACATATTATTTCGTTGTAAAATCGTGTTTTGCATATATTCCTGGATACTACTTAGGTGATTTTCACAG gtACACAAGCTTCTTGGCAGTTGCTGTTGGAATTCTGCTCTTTCTTTTGACCAGCTTTTCTGATCCAGGGACAGTGAAGGCTCAGAATGTTTCTCACTATCTTTCTGCTTATCCTTATGATAACATTATTTATGAAGAGAAGGAGTGTTCCACTTGCAAAATTCTCAA ACCTGCTAGGTCAAAACACTGCAGCATTTGTGATCGATGTGTTGCACGCTTCGATCATCATTGTGGATGGATG AACAATTGCATAGGGGAGAAAAATACTCGGTACTTCATGGCTTTTCTTTTATG GCATTTCCTTTTGTGCATGTATGGCACAGTTGCCATTGGGTTGGTTCTTGCTGGAAGACTAAAAGAATTAAAAGTTGTCTATATTCTAACTG TTTATTATGGAGTAGAAAATTCTTTTTTGGATTTAGCTCCTCATGTTGTACAG TGGTTATTGGGATCGTACAACACTCAGATACTGCTTATggttttccttgcaattgttgcaATGCTGTTGGCTGGTTTCTTTGGTTACCATGCAAAGCTTTGCCTTAGCAACACTACCACTAATGAG ACCTACAAGTGGCAAGACTACATGGACTGGCAAAGGAAGCTCAAAGAAGCACAGGCTAGTGCCGAAGCCCTAAAACAAAGCATCAATGGAATGACCAGTGAAAAGCGACCTGTGGTAAGCAAATGGAGATCTTTCTTCCGAAGATCACCTCTTGAAGATGTGGTAGTTGTTAAGAATAATATTTACGATAAAGGATTCATTAACAATATCTGGGAGGTTATTTCGCCTCTCTCAACGAGGCGAACACTGACCCAAACCAAATTGAAGTCCAGCTGA